The window CTATTCCCGGGCCCGGGTCGAAGCCGCCACCGAGTCCCGCCAGCGCCTCACGCCGCGCTGAACCCCGGGGCGCTCCGGAGCCGCCCCACCCGGGTCCGCGGGGCCTGCCTGACACACCTGGGGGGTCGCGGCACGTATCCTTCAGGGAGGGGAGGCCTGACGAGGCCTCGGTGCCGGAAGTGCACGGCACCCGCTCCGGAGCGTCGGTTCGGCGAGCGCCGCTCGGACGGAGCGAGGGGAAGCGGAGCTCGCCGATCGAGTAGCACCCATGAAGAGTGCATCCCTGGCCCGCTCGGCGGCTCATCTCTCCCTGTTCGTCCTACTGGCCGCCGCCGTCTCATCCTGCGTGGTCATCGACATCTTCGATGACGATAACGAGGTCAACGACACCCGCTTCGAGGCCACTGCCTCGTTCCGGCACGTCATCGCTGCGGAGAACCGCTTCCGCCTGCGCCTCGACGGGATCAGCGGCGATATCGACGTGGCCGCGGACCCGGCGGCCACGGACGTGACCATCGAGGGCGACCGCACCGTGGGTTCGGAAAGCGTCGCGGATGCCGAGCGCCATCTCGACAACCTGGACGTGCGGGTGGAGACGTCGGCGACCGAGGTGCATGTGTCCACGATCCAGCCGGAGCACACGCTCGGGCGCAGCTACACCGTCGAGTACCGCATCACGGTGCCGTCCTCGTTCCGATCCACGATCACCAACGTGAATGGCAGCGTGGTGGTACGTGGGACCAGCGGACGCGTCGAGGTGACGCACGTCAACGGAGACGTCACGCTGCGCGACGTGGAAGCCGATGTCGACGTGAACCTGGTGAACGGCCTGATCGACGCCGAGGTGGATCCGCCGCTCGCTGGCCGGGTCGAGCTCACCAATGTCAACGGAAACGTGCTGCTGAGCGTCCCTGCCGCCATCTCGGCCGATGTGACGGCCTCCGTGACCAACGGATCGATCAGCGTCTCCAACCTCTCCATCCTGGACCCCATCAGCACCAGCCGCACGCTGCGGGGGACGCTGGGCGCGGGAGACGGCGTGATCGAGCTGGTCACGGTCAACGGGAACATCACGTTGCGAGGCCGTTGACCGGGGGGGATGGCTCCCGCGCGGGGGCCGGCCAGGCCTCGCGATGATCGCTTTCGCTCGGTTTTCGGGCGTAGAGGGTGTGTTGTCGCGTTCCCTCTGCACCCGAGCCGATCATGACTCGCTTCCCCGTATCTGCGCTCCTCCTCTGTTGTTTGCCCGCCCTCGCCCTGGTAGGAAGCGCGTGCGATTCGGGCGGTGACGACGGGATGGGACCGCCGCCGCCCTCGGCGACGGTGACCTTCACCACGCCCGCGCCCACCCTCTCGCAGGGGGACACCCTGACCGTGGTGGCCACCGCGAGCGATGGCAGCTCGGTCATCTACAGCTCCGCGGACAACGCCGTGGCCACGGTGACGGCGGCCGGTAAGGTGCTTGGTGTCGGGGCGGGGACCGCGACCATCACCGCCGCCGCCAGTGGGGCCACGGCCACGCTGGTCGTGACCGTGCAGGCGCTGACCCCGTCGCTCTCCATAGGAGCGATCACCAGGAATGGGCAGCCGGTCGACCCGAGCCAGCTCTCCGGAGCCGTCGTAGTCGAGGTGAGCTACGAGGTGGGCAACGCCTTCGACGGGGAAATCGTGTTGTTCCTCGACAGCCTCCCCGTGGGCCGGGCTCCCCTCAACGGCGGGGCCGGCCCAGCGCTCTCGGCGGCTGGGGACGCCCTGGGCGGCATGGCCGCTTTCCGCAACGTCACCCAGGGCGTTCAGGAGGTTCCGATCTCCATCAGCTCGCTCAACGTCGAGCAGCTGCAGGGCGGCGGGGTGAGCGTGACGGACCTGATCTCGAACGGGCCCGCCGTGCTGGGCGGGCAGCTGCAGGTCAACGGCGGCGTCGTCGGTACCCCCGCCTCGGGCACCGCCGTGGGGATCGCCAACCAGCCCGCGGCCTACGTCCACCTTCGCGGCCTCTCCACGCAGGGCACGAACGGCGAGACGGTGTTCGCGCCAACGGCCCTCGACGGCATCTACCTTCCGCGCGGCGACGGGCGCACTCTCCGGGCGCTGGACATCGACATCGAGAGCATCGAGGTCGTGCGCGGTCCCCAAGGGACCCTGAGATACGGCTCACAAGCCTCGGGGGGCGTGGTCAACGTGACCCTGGACTCTTCCAGATCCTGGACCCAGGGAGGGAACGCCGTCGGTGGGATCGCCAGTCAGAGGCGTATCACCGGTGTCACCGCGTTCTATACCGACAACACCTCTCAGTCCGTCCAACTCATCAACGGCCTCCCTGGCTTGCAAGCACCGTTGCAGGGCACCGATGCCTACTGGGACCTGGCCGGAGCCGAGCACATCGCCTACGGCACGCAGGTCCTACCCAGTCAGACCTTCTACGTCCGGTCCGGGATCGACTTCGAGGGCTACGCAGAGGCGAGTGGATTCGGTTGGACGGGCTCGAGTCCCACCATCCAGGATATCGGCTGGGAGTCCTCCCTTCAGTGCGACTGGCGAATGGGCCCGACGTTGTCCGCACTGGTGCCGGTCGCGAACAGCGACGCTCTCACGGAGGGACAGGCCCAGTTCGCCCGCATCGACTGCAGCGGTGCCCTGAACACCACGCAGATCGCCGTCGGCAATCGGTGGTACGGCGACTTCACGCCGCCCACCGGCCAGCTGCTGGTGGGTGCCAACTACCTGAAGGACCTGGACATCAATCCGACGGGCAAGTCACTCGCCTTCACGGGAACCGACAACCTCAGCGGATTCGACGACCTCTCGCTGAGCCTGGCGCTGCGCTACACCACCTCCAGCGGCACGTCCTTTCTCGCGGGCTCGGATGACGGACAGGGCGGGGCCAATCTGGATCACGTCTCGCTGACGACATCGGGCCGCTACGGTTCCCTGGGCTCCGACGCGGGGTACTACTCACTCGACTGGAGCTACGCCGACAAGGGCGGCACGCTCTCTCCGCGCTACTCCCTCAAGTACACGTGGGATCTCGACTTCCCTACCGCATCGATCGGTCAGACCCCGAGCAGCGGCACAGCCGGGCAGGAGCTCGAGTTCACCTGGAGCCTCTCCGACGCGTTCGACCTGCGCTCCTCCCGAGCCTGGCTGCGCTACGATGCTCAAACCGCCATCGGTTCGCTTCCTGAAGTGGTGGGTCAGCCGTACGACAACCAGTGGACGACCCAGGTATCCGGCTCCTGGAAGGCGCCCCTGATCGGCAGCTACCGAACCATGACCAACGGCGTGGGGCCGAGTGGCACCAGCTTGAGGCCGGAGGCCATCTACGCCGGCGGCTTCGACGCGGGAGGGAACTCCACCTACGCCTGGGAGGACGTCTCCGGCCGGTACACGACGGTCGGCATGGAGGTCTGGAAGATGAACGCCTACGACTGGTTGAGCCTCAACGTAGGGGCGTTCACCATCCAGGCCGAGAACGACACGCGCACTGTCGAAGTCGAGGCGCGCACGGCCGGCACTCCCATCGCCACGGTGGCGCAGCTCTACGCGCGCCAGCCCAGCGCACCGGGGGACATGCGCTGGGTCATGTTCCCGGTCTCCGACATGGTGCCCATCACCGTGCAGGACAACGGCGGCTGGTACCAGGAATTCGCGAATCCCGTGCTGGATACCGGCAAGTATCCGCTTGACGGGACCGTGGGTGCGCTCGAGCTGTTCGCCTTCCTGTTCGACAAGGACTACAACGTGCTGGGCAGCACTCCCAAGCAGTTCACGGTTGCGCCCGGCGGAGGGAACTGAGGGAGGGGAGTCGTTGCGGCCAGCACCCAGCCGCGGTAGGACCGACGAACGCGGACCCCTACCTCGACCCGCCACAAGCCGCTGTGGCCCGGTCCCCTCGGGGGCCGGCTGCAGTGAGGCCCGGGCGGCTTCGGACTCCGCACATGTACTCACGGAGTCCCTCCGAAACGAAGGTGCGTTTTCGCAGGGCGACGAGCTGTTCTGGAAGCTCTACGAGGAGCGGCGCGGACCCCTCACGCCCTGCGCGTGAGGAGTCCCGAGCGCGCTCCGGTCACTCCCTAGAACGACAGCCGGTACGCCAACCGAAGCTCCCGCCCCGGCATCGGTGCCACGTCCTTCAACAGCGACGTGTGGGGGCGCGCCTCCGCATCCGTCAGATTGCGCCCGGTCAGGGTTACGTCGTGGGCCACCGCGCCCTGGATGAACCGGTAGGATACGGACCCACCCGCGAGCGTGTAGCCTGCGGTCTCCGTCTCGAAGGACGCGACCCGATCCTGACGCAGAGCCCGGCGGACGTCCAGATCGGCCCGCAGGCGGCCGGCGTCGAACTCGACCCCACCCCGCAGCGACGGCGGGGGGATGCGGGGGAGAGGCTCCTCGGTGTCTCGTAGCGTGGCGCGCACGTAGTCAGCCCCGAAGCGCAGGGCCGCGTGACGCGCACCGACGTGGTAGACCTCCACGTTGCCGTCCACCTCGAAACCCAGATGGATGGCATCCGCCTGCGTGTAGCGGACCTCCTGCAGGCCGTCCTGCTCCTGGCCGGTGAAGCTCGCGTAGATGAAGTCGCTGAAGCGGTTCACATAGCCGGTGACGGATCCCTGAACGCGACCCACGGTGAGGCGCGCGGAGGCGTCCACGCTGAGCGCGCTCTCCGTGCCCAGGGTCGGGTCACCCACCTCGTAGGAGTCCGTGGCCAAGTGGGGCCCATTGGAGTAGAGCTCTTCCGGCGTGGGCAGCTTGATCGAACGCGACGTGG is drawn from Gemmatimonadota bacterium and contains these coding sequences:
- a CDS encoding TonB-dependent receptor, which codes for MTRFPVSALLLCCLPALALVGSACDSGGDDGMGPPPPSATVTFTTPAPTLSQGDTLTVVATASDGSSVIYSSADNAVATVTAAGKVLGVGAGTATITAAASGATATLVVTVQALTPSLSIGAITRNGQPVDPSQLSGAVVVEVSYEVGNAFDGEIVLFLDSLPVGRAPLNGGAGPALSAAGDALGGMAAFRNVTQGVQEVPISISSLNVEQLQGGGVSVTDLISNGPAVLGGQLQVNGGVVGTPASGTAVGIANQPAAYVHLRGLSTQGTNGETVFAPTALDGIYLPRGDGRTLRALDIDIESIEVVRGPQGTLRYGSQASGGVVNVTLDSSRSWTQGGNAVGGIASQRRITGVTAFYTDNTSQSVQLINGLPGLQAPLQGTDAYWDLAGAEHIAYGTQVLPSQTFYVRSGIDFEGYAEASGFGWTGSSPTIQDIGWESSLQCDWRMGPTLSALVPVANSDALTEGQAQFARIDCSGALNTTQIAVGNRWYGDFTPPTGQLLVGANYLKDLDINPTGKSLAFTGTDNLSGFDDLSLSLALRYTTSSGTSFLAGSDDGQGGANLDHVSLTTSGRYGSLGSDAGYYSLDWSYADKGGTLSPRYSLKYTWDLDFPTASIGQTPSSGTAGQELEFTWSLSDAFDLRSSRAWLRYDAQTAIGSLPEVVGQPYDNQWTTQVSGSWKAPLIGSYRTMTNGVGPSGTSLRPEAIYAGGFDAGGNSTYAWEDVSGRYTTVGMEVWKMNAYDWLSLNVGAFTIQAENDTRTVEVEARTAGTPIATVAQLYARQPSAPGDMRWVMFPVSDMVPITVQDNGGWYQEFANPVLDTGKYPLDGTVGALELFAFLFDKDYNVLGSTPKQFTVAPGGGN
- a CDS encoding DUF4097 family beta strand repeat-containing protein — translated: MKSASLARSAAHLSLFVLLAAAVSSCVVIDIFDDDNEVNDTRFEATASFRHVIAAENRFRLRLDGISGDIDVAADPAATDVTIEGDRTVGSESVADAERHLDNLDVRVETSATEVHVSTIQPEHTLGRSYTVEYRITVPSSFRSTITNVNGSVVVRGTSGRVEVTHVNGDVTLRDVEADVDVNLVNGLIDAEVDPPLAGRVELTNVNGNVLLSVPAAISADVTASVTNGSISVSNLSILDPISTSRTLRGTLGAGDGVIELVTVNGNITLRGR